One Symphalangus syndactylus isolate Jambi chromosome 20, NHGRI_mSymSyn1-v2.1_pri, whole genome shotgun sequence DNA segment encodes these proteins:
- the RND2 gene encoding rho-related GTP-binding protein RhoN, whose translation MEGQSGRCKIVVVGDAECGKTALLQVFAKDAYPGSYVPTVFENYTASFEIDKRRIELNMWDTSGSSYYDNVRPLAYPDSDAVLICFDISRPETLDSVLKKWQGETQEFCPNAKVVLVGCKLDMRTDLATLRELSKQRLIPVTHEQGTVLAKQVGAVSYVECSSRSSERSVRDVFHVATVASLGRGHRQLRRTDSRRGMQRSAQLSGRPDRGNEGEIHKDRAKSCNLM comes from the exons ATGGAGGGGCAGAGCGGCCGCTGCAAGATCGTGGTGGTGGGAGACGCAGAGTGCGGCAAGACGGCGCTGCTGCAGGTGTTCGCCAAGGACGCCTATCCCGGG AGTTATGTCCCCACCGTGTTTGAGAACTACACCGCGAGCTTTGAGATCGACAAGCGCCGCATTGAGCTCAACATGTGGGACACTTCAG GTTCCTCTTACTATGATAATGTCCGGCCTCTGGCCTATCCTGATTCTGATGCTGTGCTCATCTGCTTCGACATTAGCCGACCAGAAACACTGGACAGTGTTCTCAAGAAG TGGCAAGGAGAGACTCAAGAGTTCTGCCCCAATGCCAAGGTTGTGCTGGTTGGCTGTAAACTGGACATGCGGACTGACCTGGCCACGTTGAGGGAGCTGTCCAAGCAGAGGCTTATCCCTGTTACACATGAGCAG GGCACTGTGCTGGCCAAGCAGGTGGGGGCTGTGTCCTACGTTGAGTGCTCCTCCCGGTCCTCTGAGCGCAGCGTCAGGGATGTCTTCCATGTGGCTACAGTGGCCTCCCTTGGCCGTGGCCATAGGCAGCTGCGCCGAACTGACTCACGCCGGGGAATGCAGCGATCCGCTCAGCTGTCAGGACGGCCAGACCGGGGGAATGAGGGCGAGATACACAAGGATCGAGCCAAGAGCTGCAACCTCATGTGA